Proteins encoded within one genomic window of Rhododendron vialii isolate Sample 1 chromosome 1a, ASM3025357v1:
- the LOC131303485 gene encoding T-complex protein 1 subunit eta-like isoform X1 has product MTAMMQPQIILLKEGTDTSQGKAQLVSNINACMAVADVVRTTLGPRGMDKLIHDEKGNTTISNDGATIMKLLDIVHPAAKILVDIAKSQDSEVGDGTTTVVLLAGEFLKEAKPFIEDGVHPQNLIRSFRTAAYLAIEKVKELASSIEGKSLEEKKRLLANCAATTLSSKLIGGEKEFFATMVVDAVLAIGSDDRLNMIGIKKVPGGNMRDSFLVNGVAFKKTFSYAGFEQQPKKFVMPKILLLNIELELKSEKENAEIRLSDPSQYQSIVDAEWNIIYDKLDKCVKSGAKIVLSRLAIGDLGTQYFADRDIFCAGRVAEEDLQRVAAATGGTVQTSVNNIIDEVLGSCELFEERQVGNERFNIFSGCPPGQTATIVLRGGADQFIEEAERSLHDAIMIVRRAMKNSTVVAGGGAIDMEISRYLRQHARTIPGKSQLFINSYAKALEVIPRQLCDNAGFDATDVLNKLRQKHALQTGEGALYGVDINTGGIADNYANFVWEPAVVKINAINAATEAACLVLSVDETVKNPKSESAQGDAAAMGGRGRGGAAFRGRGGRGMRRR; this is encoded by the exons ATGACGGCTATgatg CAACCTCAGATCATATTGCTCAAGGAAGGGACAGACACGTCCCAAGGGAAGGCACAACTGGTGAGCAACATAAATGCGTGCATGGCTGTGGCAGATGTCGTGCGCACCACTCTTGGGCCAAGGGGCATGGACAAGCTGATCCATGACGAGAAAGGCAATACCACCATTTCGAATGACGGTGCCACCATCATGAAACTTCTTGACATTGTTCACCCAGCTGCTAAGATCCTTGTTGATATTGCCAAGTCGCAGGATTCTGAG GTTGGTGATGGAACTACTACTGTGGTTCTGCTTGCAGGGGAATTTCTGAAGGAGGCCAAGCCTTTTATTGAGGACGGGGTCCACCCTCAAAATCTAATCCGGAGTTTTCGCACTGCAGCGTACCTG GCAATTGAGAAGGTCAAAGAACTAGCCAGTAGCATAGAAGGAAAAAGTCTAGAAGAGAAGAAACGTTTACTCGCAAATTGTGCTGCTACAACTTTGTCTTCAAAGCTTATTGGTGGAGAAAAGGAGTTCTTTGCAACCATGGTTGTGGATGCTGTCCTTGCAATTGGCAGTGACGACAGGCTAAATATGATTGGAATCAAGAAG GTTCCAGGAGGTAACATGCGGGACTCCTTCCTTGTAAATGGCGTTGCCTTCAAAAAGACATTCTCATACGCTGGTTTTGAGCAGCAACCAAAGAAGTTTGTAATGCCCAAAATTCTCCTATTAAACATTGAATTGGAGCTGAAATCAGAGAAAGAAAATGCCGAGATAAG ACTTTCAGATCCTTCACAGTATCAGTCAATTGTTGATGCAGAATGGAATATTATTTATGATAAGTTGGATAAATGTGTGAAAAGTGGGGCCAAAATTGTGCTTTCACGACTGGCTATTGGTGATCTAGGCACACAG tATTTTGCAGATCGAGATATATTTTGTGCGGGTCGAGTTGCTGAAGAGGATCTGCAGCGAGTTGCAGCTGCAACGGGTGGAACAGTACAGACTTCTGTTAATAACATTATCGATGAG GTTCTTGGATCTTGTGAGCTTTTTGAGGAGAGGCAAGTTGGGAATGAGCGGTTTAACATATTTAGCGGATGCCCACCTGGTCAGACAGCCACTATAGTTCTCCGTGGTGGAGCCGATCAG TTCATTGAGGAAGCTGAACGGAGTTTACATGATGCAATAATGATTGTTAGAAGAGCTATGAAGAATTCTACTGTTGTGGCTGGTGGTGGTGCAATAGAT ATGGAGATAAGCCGATACTTGAGGCAGCATGCACGGACAATACCTGGAAAGTCGCAGCTTTTTATTAACTCTTACGCTAAAGCTCTAGAG GTTATCCCACGACAACTCTGTGACAATGCTGGTTTTGATGCGACTGATGTGCTGAACAAACTGAGACAGAAACATGCACTACAGACTG GTGAGGGTGCACTGTATGGGGTGGATATTAACACTGGTGGAATTGCtgataattatgctaattttgtGTGGGAGCCGGCAGTAGTCAAG ATCAATGCCATAAATGCGGCTACTGAAGCAGCCTGCCTCGTCTTAAGCGTGGATGAGACAGTGAAAAACCCAAAG TCAGAAAGTGCTCAGGGAGATGCTGCTGCAATGGGTGGTAGAGGTCGTGGTGGAGCTGCTTTCCGTGGTCGTGGTGGGCGAGGAATGCGGAGGCGATAG
- the LOC131303485 gene encoding T-complex protein 1 subunit eta-like isoform X2: protein MTAMMQPQIILLKEGTDTSQGKAQLVSNINACMAVADVVRTTLGPRGMDKLIHDEKGNTTISNDGATIMKLLDIVHPAAKILVDIAKSQDSEVGDGTTTVVLLAGEFLKEAKPFIEDGVHPQNLIRSFRTAAYLAIEKVKELASSIEGKSLEEKKRLLANCAATTLSSKLIGGEKEFFATMVVDAVLAIGSDDRLNMIGIKKYFADRDIFCAGRVAEEDLQRVAAATGGTVQTSVNNIIDEVLGSCELFEERQVGNERFNIFSGCPPGQTATIVLRGGADQFIEEAERSLHDAIMIVRRAMKNSTVVAGGGAIDMEISRYLRQHARTIPGKSQLFINSYAKALEVIPRQLCDNAGFDATDVLNKLRQKHALQTGEGALYGVDINTGGIADNYANFVWEPAVVKINAINAATEAACLVLSVDETVKNPKSESAQGDAAAMGGRGRGGAAFRGRGGRGMRRR, encoded by the exons ATGACGGCTATgatg CAACCTCAGATCATATTGCTCAAGGAAGGGACAGACACGTCCCAAGGGAAGGCACAACTGGTGAGCAACATAAATGCGTGCATGGCTGTGGCAGATGTCGTGCGCACCACTCTTGGGCCAAGGGGCATGGACAAGCTGATCCATGACGAGAAAGGCAATACCACCATTTCGAATGACGGTGCCACCATCATGAAACTTCTTGACATTGTTCACCCAGCTGCTAAGATCCTTGTTGATATTGCCAAGTCGCAGGATTCTGAG GTTGGTGATGGAACTACTACTGTGGTTCTGCTTGCAGGGGAATTTCTGAAGGAGGCCAAGCCTTTTATTGAGGACGGGGTCCACCCTCAAAATCTAATCCGGAGTTTTCGCACTGCAGCGTACCTG GCAATTGAGAAGGTCAAAGAACTAGCCAGTAGCATAGAAGGAAAAAGTCTAGAAGAGAAGAAACGTTTACTCGCAAATTGTGCTGCTACAACTTTGTCTTCAAAGCTTATTGGTGGAGAAAAGGAGTTCTTTGCAACCATGGTTGTGGATGCTGTCCTTGCAATTGGCAGTGACGACAGGCTAAATATGATTGGAATCAAGAAG tATTTTGCAGATCGAGATATATTTTGTGCGGGTCGAGTTGCTGAAGAGGATCTGCAGCGAGTTGCAGCTGCAACGGGTGGAACAGTACAGACTTCTGTTAATAACATTATCGATGAG GTTCTTGGATCTTGTGAGCTTTTTGAGGAGAGGCAAGTTGGGAATGAGCGGTTTAACATATTTAGCGGATGCCCACCTGGTCAGACAGCCACTATAGTTCTCCGTGGTGGAGCCGATCAG TTCATTGAGGAAGCTGAACGGAGTTTACATGATGCAATAATGATTGTTAGAAGAGCTATGAAGAATTCTACTGTTGTGGCTGGTGGTGGTGCAATAGAT ATGGAGATAAGCCGATACTTGAGGCAGCATGCACGGACAATACCTGGAAAGTCGCAGCTTTTTATTAACTCTTACGCTAAAGCTCTAGAG GTTATCCCACGACAACTCTGTGACAATGCTGGTTTTGATGCGACTGATGTGCTGAACAAACTGAGACAGAAACATGCACTACAGACTG GTGAGGGTGCACTGTATGGGGTGGATATTAACACTGGTGGAATTGCtgataattatgctaattttgtGTGGGAGCCGGCAGTAGTCAAG ATCAATGCCATAAATGCGGCTACTGAAGCAGCCTGCCTCGTCTTAAGCGTGGATGAGACAGTGAAAAACCCAAAG TCAGAAAGTGCTCAGGGAGATGCTGCTGCAATGGGTGGTAGAGGTCGTGGTGGAGCTGCTTTCCGTGGTCGTGGTGGGCGAGGAATGCGGAGGCGATAG